The Asticcacaulis excentricus CB 48 genome includes a window with the following:
- a CDS encoding aspartate carbamoyltransferase catalytic subunit, which produces MTRITPQDPQVLLEMIQSRLFPFPKRHFNAAQDLDPPDIVALLDLADVFVELNRRTNKKLDLLKGRTQVNLFFENSTRTMSSFELAGKRLGADTVNMNPRTSSVAKGETLIDTAVTLNAMKPDLLVVRHSASGAAQLLGQKVGCSVVNAGDGQHQHPTQALLDMLSIRRAFGHVDSLTVAICGDVAHSRVARSNVILLNAMGANVRLVGPPTLIPGDADEWGVEVYHDMRAGITGANVVMMLRLQLERMDGAFIPSTREYFRYFGLDREKLAVAAPDVRVMHPGPMNRGVEIDSEVADDLSISLIQDQVEMGVAARMAVLASLAARLETDR; this is translated from the coding sequence ATGACGCGCATTACCCCCCAAGATCCGCAGGTGTTGCTGGAGATGATCCAGTCGCGCCTCTTTCCCTTCCCCAAACGGCATTTCAATGCCGCGCAGGACCTTGATCCGCCCGACATTGTGGCCCTGCTCGATCTGGCCGATGTGTTCGTGGAACTGAACCGGCGGACCAATAAAAAGCTCGACCTGCTCAAGGGGCGCACGCAGGTCAATCTGTTCTTCGAAAACTCGACCCGCACCATGTCATCGTTTGAACTGGCCGGTAAGCGTCTGGGGGCCGATACGGTCAATATGAACCCCCGCACCTCCAGCGTGGCCAAGGGCGAGACCCTGATCGACACCGCGGTGACGCTCAACGCCATGAAGCCTGATCTGCTGGTCGTGCGCCATTCGGCGTCAGGCGCGGCGCAGCTTCTGGGGCAAAAGGTCGGGTGCAGCGTCGTCAATGCCGGCGACGGTCAGCATCAGCACCCCACTCAGGCCCTGCTCGACATGCTGTCGATCCGCCGCGCCTTCGGCCATGTCGATAGCCTGACCGTGGCGATTTGCGGCGATGTCGCCCATAGCCGCGTGGCGCGCTCCAACGTCATCCTGCTCAATGCGATGGGCGCCAATGTGCGCCTCGTCGGGCCGCCGACCCTGATCCCCGGCGATGCCGACGAATGGGGCGTTGAGGTCTACCACGACATGAGGGCCGGGATTACGGGGGCCAATGTGGTGATGATGCTGCGCCTTCAGCTTGAGCGCATGGACGGGGCCTTCATCCCCTCGACCCGCGAATATTTCCGCTATTTTGGTCTCGACCGCGAAAAGCTGGCCGTGGCTGCGCCGGACGTGCGCGTCATGCACCCCGGCCCCATGAACCGCGGCGTCGAAATCGACTCCGAAGTGGCCGATGATCTGTCGATCTCGCTCATTCAGGATCAGGTGGAGATGGGCGTCGCCGCGCGCATGGCCGTTCTGGCCTCACTGGCCGCGCGTCTGGAGACCGACCGATGA
- a CDS encoding NAD(P)-dependent alcohol dehydrogenase: MTLAKAYAAPSPKAPLEPFTFERRAPNEDDVVIDILYSGVCHSDIHQVRDEWFPGIYPQVPGHEIVGRVRQVGKKVTKFKEGDTVGVGCFVDSCVNCQTRDEDREQYLPGLIQTYNNLDADGQPTYGGYSDHIVVKEGYVLRVPDHLPKDAAAPLLCAGITLWSPLKHWNAGPGKKVAIIGLGGLGHMGVKLAHALGAEVTVLSQSLAKKDDALRLGADHYYPTNDAETFKTLAGTFDLIINTVSAPIDWNAYLGLLKVDGTMVLVGVPDNPIPVHAFSLIPGRKNLAGSMIGSIKETQEMLDFCGEHNIVSDIELIDIQDINAAYERVIKSDVRYRFVIDIASLNKA; encoded by the coding sequence ATGACGCTCGCCAAAGCCTATGCCGCGCCTTCGCCCAAGGCCCCGCTCGAACCCTTTACCTTTGAACGCCGCGCCCCCAACGAAGACGATGTGGTCATCGACATTCTCTATTCGGGCGTCTGCCATTCCGACATCCATCAGGTGCGCGACGAATGGTTCCCCGGCATCTATCCGCAGGTGCCCGGCCACGAAATCGTCGGCCGCGTGCGTCAGGTCGGCAAGAAGGTGACCAAATTCAAAGAAGGCGACACGGTCGGCGTCGGCTGCTTCGTTGATTCCTGCGTCAACTGTCAGACGCGCGACGAAGACCGCGAACAGTATCTGCCGGGCCTGATTCAGACCTATAACAATCTGGATGCCGACGGTCAGCCGACCTATGGCGGCTATTCCGACCATATCGTGGTCAAGGAAGGCTATGTGCTGCGCGTGCCGGACCACCTGCCCAAGGACGCTGCCGCGCCGCTTCTGTGCGCCGGGATCACCCTGTGGTCGCCGCTGAAGCACTGGAACGCCGGGCCGGGCAAAAAGGTCGCCATTATCGGTCTGGGCGGTCTGGGCCATATGGGCGTTAAGCTGGCCCACGCGCTGGGGGCCGAGGTCACGGTGCTCAGCCAGTCGCTGGCCAAGAAGGACGACGCCCTGCGTCTGGGGGCCGATCACTACTACCCCACCAATGACGCCGAGACCTTCAAGACTCTGGCGGGCACCTTCGACCTGATCATCAATACGGTGTCAGCCCCGATCGACTGGAACGCCTATCTGGGCCTGCTCAAGGTCGATGGCACAATGGTGCTGGTCGGCGTGCCGGACAACCCCATCCCGGTGCACGCCTTCTCGCTAATCCCCGGCCGTAAGAACCTCGCCGGTTCGATGATTGGCTCGATCAAGGAAACGCAGGAAATGCTCGACTTCTGCGGTGAGCACAACATCGTCTCGGATATCGAGCTGATCGACATTCAGGACATCAACGCCGCCTATGAGCGCGTCATTAAGTCCGACGTGCGCTACCGCTTTGTCATCGACATCGCGTCGCTGAACAAGGCCTAA